One Aegilops tauschii subsp. strangulata cultivar AL8/78 chromosome 7, Aet v6.0, whole genome shotgun sequence genomic window carries:
- the LOC109734441 gene encoding inactive LRR receptor-like serine/threonine-protein kinase BIR2: MEKFVPSATHEVAIVEDLTDIPDHASEKHTNSEEIVIDPSQDVLPITVEETESRAVPSTQDVCMLDNTRDEEDRNIGTKFGNFYMSVPSLGLDVTKRNPPHLLLLALALALTLPPAAPQPAPGSAAEPQEDDARCLKGVKADLRDPEGRLTSWTSNTSAGAVCDFSGISCWNPQESRILAVSLSGFGLQGKIPPPPPALQYCRSANTLDLSSNALEGQIPPALCDWIPFVVNLDLSGNRLTGPLPSELANCRFLNSLKLSDNAFSGQIPASLACLDRLKALDLSGNRLEGQIPSQLGSAFSKDSFSGNSGLCGHPVSSRCGSGLGGTGLGIVIAAGVFGAAASLLLAFFFWRCTGKGKVGRRRQGRGGSESEVTATYPDRAPPRVRTKEVRGVSAKKCHVSS, encoded by the exons ATGGAAAAGTTCGTCCCATCCGCCACCCATGAAGTTGCTATtgtcgaagatttaaccgacatACCGGACCACGCCTCTGAAAAACATACCAATTCGGAAGAAATTGTCATCGATCCATCGCAGGACGTGCTCCCAATCACCGTCGAGGAGACTGAAAGTCGAGCGGTTCCCTCCACCCAAGACGTCTGTATGTTGGACAATACAAGGGATGAGGAGGACCGCAAT ATTGGTACCAAGTTTGGTAATTTTTACATGTCAGTACCAAGTCTGGGGCTAGACGTTACAAAAAG AAACCCCCCGCACCTCCTTCTGCTAGCCCTGGCCCTAGCCCTCACCCTCCCGCCCGCCGCGCCGCAGCCGGCGCCGGGGTCGGCGGCGGAGCCGCAAGAGGACGACGCGCGGTGCCTCAAGGGCGTCAAGGCCGACCTCAGGGACCCCGAGGGCCGCCTCACCTCCTGGACCAGCAACACCTCGGCGGGCGCCGTCTGCGACTTCTCCGGCATCTCCTGCTGGAACCCGCAGGAGTCGCGCATCCTCGCCGTCTCCCTCTCCGGCTTCGGCCTCCAGGgcaaaatccccccccccccccccgcgctccAGTACTGCCGCTCCGCCAACACGCTCGACCTCTCCTCCAACGCGCTCGAGGGCCAGATACCCCCCGCGCTCTGCGACTGGATCCCCTTCGTCGTCAACCTCGACCTCTCCGGCAACCGCCTCACCGGCCCGCTCCCCTCCGAGCTCGCCAACTGCCGCTTCCTCAACTCGCTCAAGCTCAGCGACAACGCCTTCTCCGGCCAGATCCCCGCCTCCCTCGCGTGCCTCGACCGCCTCAAGGCGCTCGACCTCTCCGGGAACCGCCTCGAGGGCCAGATCCCGTCCCAGCTCGGCTCTGCCTTCTCCAAGGACTCCTTCTCTGGGAACTCGGGCCTCTGCGGCCACCCCGTGTCCTCGCGCTGCGGCAGCGGCCTTGGGGGCACCGGCCTCGGCATCGTTATTGCTGCCGGGGTCTTCGGCGCCGCCGCTTCGCTGCTCCTCGCCTTCTTCTTCTGGCGATGCACCGGGAAGGGCAAGGttggccgccgccgccagggCCGCGGAGGAAGCGAGTCGGAGGTCACTGCGACTTATCCAGATCGGGCGCCGCCGCGCGTGAGGACGAAGGAGGTGCGGGGGGTTTCTGCAAAAAAATGCCACGTCAGCAGCTGA